The sequence AGGCGTAATCCTAAGGAGGAACATATTATATGTCAATTTTATCGCATTCTGATTCAGCTGTTTTTGAAGGGATTCAACAGGAAAAATCACGTCAACGTGCAAAGATAGAACTTATTGCCTCTGAAAATTTTGTTAGCCAAGCTGTAATGGAAGCTCAAGGGTCTGTATTAACAAACAAGTATGCGGAAGGGTATCCGGGTCGTCGTTTTTATGGCGGTTGTGAACATGTTGATGTCGTTGAAGATATTGCGCGTGATCGTGCTAAGGAACTTTTTGGTGCTGAACATGCAAACGTTCAACCCCATTCAGGTGCACAAGCAAACATGACAGTTTACTTTGCGGTATTGGAACCTGGTGATACAGTGTTAGGCATGAACTTGGCTCACGGTGGTCACTTAACTCATGGAAGTCCTGTTAACTTCAGTGGGAAATACTATAATATTGCTGCCTATGGTGTTGATCCTGAAACGAAAGAAATTGATTATAATGACGTGCGTGAAAAAGCGTTAGCAAATAAACCGAAAATGATTATTGCAGGGGCAAGTGCTTATCCTCGTGCAATTGACTTTAAAAAATTTCGTGATATCGCAGATGAAGTAGGGGCATATTTGATGGTAGATATGGCTCATATTGCAGGTCTTATTGCTGCGGGTG comes from Brochothrix thermosphacta DSM 20171 = FSL F6-1036 and encodes:
- the glyA gene encoding serine hydroxymethyltransferase; the encoded protein is MSILSHSDSAVFEGIQQEKSRQRAKIELIASENFVSQAVMEAQGSVLTNKYAEGYPGRRFYGGCEHVDVVEDIARDRAKELFGAEHANVQPHSGAQANMTVYFAVLEPGDTVLGMNLAHGGHLTHGSPVNFSGKYYNIAAYGVDPETKEIDYNDVREKALANKPKMIIAGASAYPRAIDFKKFRDIADEVGAYLMVDMAHIAGLIAAGEHENPVPYADFVTSTTHKTLRGPRGGLILCKEEYAKIIDKTLFPGVQGGPLMHVIAAKAVAFGEALQPDFKDYAKQVIVNAKAIAKALQTEGGEILTGGTDNHLLLLDTRSFDLTGKEAEHILDAVGITTNKNAIPFDPASPFITSGVRIGSAAITSRGFDEEASYKIGELIAKSLRNPTDEAIQAEVAKDVLALTDSFPLYE